DNA from Marinagarivorans cellulosilyticus:
CGCGTAAGCAGCTGATGCAGGATGTGGCAAATGGCGTCGACATTGCAGATCGGCATTATGCTGAGGGGCACTATTTAAGGCCTTCTTTTATACAGTTTTACGAATGCAGCCAGGTAAAGGTCGAAGATATCACTGTGCGCCGCGCGCCTTTTTGGTTGATCCACCCAGTGTTATCGCAGCACGTTATTGTGCGCAACGTTACGTTAGAAAGCCTTGGGCCCAATTCGGATGGCTGCAACCCCGAATCGTGCCGTTACGTACTTATTGAAAATTGTGCCTTTAACACTGGAGACGATTGCATTGCCATAAAGTCTGGCCGCAACCGAGATGGCCGCGATATTGGCATTCCATCTGAGGATATCTTAATTCGCCATTGCAGCATGAGTGCCGGCCATGGGGGCGTTGTTATTGGTAGTGAAATATCCGGTGGCGCGCGAAATATCTTTGTTGAACATTGCCATATGGATAGCCCCGACCTTGATCGCGGCATTCGAATTAAAACAAATTCAGTACGCGGAGGTTTAATCGAGAAACTTTATGTTCGCCATGTGGATATTGGCCGCGTTCGTGATGCTGTAGTGGTTAACTTCCATTACGAGGAAGGCAATGCTGGCAACCACCCGCCAACCGTGCGCGATATTTATCTAACGGATATCACCTGTGATAACGCTAAAAATGCTTTTATTCTCAGAGGTTTTCCGGAAATACCCATTGGTCGAATGGTGTTGCGTGATGTGCATTTTGTGCAGGCCGAAAGCTTGGGTGTTCTGGAATTTGCGGACGAAGTCTCTTTTGATGGCGTCTCAATCAACGGGACATTATTATCCAGATAATTGGCAACCAAAATTATTATTGGTAAGTCCAAAATGTCTTGAATGGTAGTCCAAAAGGTGTGACCATGCGCCTACGGCCAAGCATATGGCTAAAATAAAAAATAATGATTAAGTTTGGGGAATTATCACAATGAACGCTATCAAGATTAAACCCATTTTCCTGGCTGTGGTTTTAACCAACCAAGCCTGGGCAGCAGAAAATGTTCAGTCGGAGAGTGACGATGCAAAAGTCGTTGAAGAGGTTGTTGTCACCGGTTTTCGTGGTTCTCTTGTAAACTCCATGAATGCCAAGCGTAATGCGACAGGCGTTGTGGATGCAATTTTTGCCGAAGATATTGCTGAGTTTCCTGATAATAACTTGGCTGAGTCACTGCAACGCATCCCTGGTGTGGCAATTAGCCGCGCGGGCGGTGAAGGTCGTCAAATTACAGTGCGTGGTTTAGGGCCGGGTTTTACGCGTGTGCGTATTAATGGCATGGACGCTATGTCATCTACCGGCGGTACTGATGCTATCGGTGGTAATAATCGTGGTCGCGGTTTTGATTTCAACACCTTCTCATCAGATCTCATTAGCAATACATTAGTTAGAAAAACCAATTCTGCTGAGCAAGGTGAGGGGTCCTTAGGTGCAACTGTCGATTTTGAAACGGCTCGCCCTATGGATATGGACGATATGACCTTGTCGGTTAATGGCAATATTGGCTATAACGAGCAGGCTGAATCGGTAGACCCAAAATTAGCTGTTTTATTTAGCAAGCAGTTTAGTGATACCTTTGGCGCATTGTTTTCTGTGTCTTATGCCGATCGTGAGATTCTAGACGAAGGTAACTCCACTGTACGCTGGGAAAATACCTATAATGCAGGTAGTTATCGAGGTCAGGCGCTAGATGACCCGGATATATCACCCGAGGATGCAGCTAGCTTGACGGCTATCAATAACGCATACCACCCTCGTATTCCACGCTATGATTCCTATACCCATACAATCGAGCGCACAGGCCTAGCCACTACATTACAATGGCAGCCAACGGATGTTACAGACCTTGTTTTAGATGTGCTTTTTGCTAGGCATGACTCGACACGTAATGAAATATTTATGCAAGGTGTGGGTAATTCAAGCAGCGCTTATGCAGGTTACAACTACACAGATTATGAAATTCAAGGTAACTCGTTAGTTTATGGCAACATCAGTAACGCGGATGCCCAAGTAGAGAATCGCTTCGACGAGCTGTCTACCACTTTTACACAATTTTTATTAAGTGGTTCTCATGAGTTCAGTGATCGATTTCGTTTGAATGCATTGTTAGGTACCTCTAAATCTGAATTTGAAAACCCTATTCAAAATACCTTAATTGCTCGCGCAAATGGCGTGGGTATGACTTGGGATTATCGTGGCGACAGCGCCGATACTCTATTAACGTGGGGTGATGGCGCCTATCAAGAATCTAATTATGAACTCACTGGTATTCGCCAACGGCCACAAGGTACGAACAACGAGTACACAAATGCTAGCTTTGACTTGGCGTTTGATCTTAATGATTCGATTACCTTTAAAGGTGGTTTGACCGGTAAATCTTTTGATTTTGATACTTATCAATCGCGTTACGGTAGTGAAGGTGCTAACGGGTTAAGTATAACTGGTAATACATTTTTTTATGATTCAGGTCTTGGTGAAAACAAGGCATGGTTAGTCCCTGATCGAGCGCCTTTCATCGCTGCAGGCATGCTTTCGGGGCAGGGCGCATTTGAACTTATCCCTCGTGAACGTGACACTTATGCGATTGGCGAAGATACTATATCGCTATTTGCCCAAATGGACTTCAATACAGAATTTGGCGATATGCCATTTTTTGGTAATTTAGGTTTACAGTATTTCGATACCGACCAGTCTTCAACGGGTTGGTTTGATGTGGATGGCGATGGCAACAACGAGCAAACTGTATTCGAGCATTCATACGATGATATTTTGCCATCGTTGAATTTAAGTTTAGAGGCGATGGAAAACGTAATTCTTCGCTTTAGTGCTTCAGAGGGTATTACGCGTGCTGGGCTTAGCTCTTTAAGGGCTGATCAAGGTGTAAGTGTTAATGGTAGTTCTTATACTATTACCGGAGGTAACCCGTTGCTGGAGCCTACGAAAGCTACCAGCTTTGATTTTGGTGTTGAACTTTACATGTCCGATACCTCGATGTTGTCACTTACAGCGTTCAAAAAGAATATCGAGAGCCACGTACAGCGCTTACGCGATCAAAAAACACCTGCTGAACTTGGTATTCCAGCGTCAGAAGTTGATGAGCAATGCACTGCAGCTGCGCAATCACCCGATAACTGTAACGTAAATGCATTATTTGACCGCTCTGTACCTTTAAATGGCCCAGGTGGCGACCTACACGGTTTCGAATTTCAGGTACAAGGTGACTTCAGTGCCTTTGGCGATGTAGGTCAATACTTTGGTTATATCGCAAACTATACGTACGTTAAAACTCAGTTAGCTTATTTAAATGATAAAGGCGAAATTGACGTTGTTGCAGACTTGACAAACTTATCTGATGTTACTCAATCGGCGACATTTTATTTCGAAAATGATACGTATAGTGCACGTTTAGCATGGGTTGATCGTTCTGATTACCTCACTGATGCGCGTGGTCGTAATGGCAATGTCCAGCATGGTACATATGGTACAACCAATCTAGATTTTTCTTCTTCTTACCAGATTAATGATAATTTCAAATTGTCTTTTGATATTAATAATTTGACCAATGAAGGGGATGATCAGTGGGTAGATAATGCCGACCACCGTTTGTCTTATTATCATGAAACAGGCACATACTTCTCCTTAGGCTTACAGTATAAATTGTAAGTAATATTATTCAGGCGTTCAAAATGGGCGCCTGAATTTTATTTTGTTATTGCCCTTGTACCTGAATATCAGTAATCGCTGAGACTCAATAAATGATTTACCCACCCATTAAAAAATATTGTCTTTTACGGGCAACAAAAAAATGGCTTGTCGCGTCGATTGCACTTTCTTTATGTGCATGTGCTACAAGCAAACAAAGTAATAACTCAGCTTCGGCTATTGAAGCACCTTCCACGTTTGTTGCAAATATTTCAGTAGGGAACCCTTCTGATTTTATGCGTGAAAAGAGTCCGTTGTATTTTAGTTACAATGAATTAGGCGTGTCTGGTACGACTCTACTAGTAGCCTTACGCAATGGTGTGGCGCAACCTACTCAAGCCATCGATGTTGATGCTGATGGCATACTTGATGGCATTGCAATAGCGCTCGATCTCAAAGCGTATGAGCAAGTAGATCTGTCCATTCAAAAGGTAAAACAAGCCCCTAATTCAAAAAAACTGACCCAAGCTGAAATATCACACAAAGTTGGGGGGGAGTGGGTGCCGCATACACGTACAGAAGGTTTTCAGGAGTATGTGGGTGGCGAATTTCAGAATGTCCAATCACTCACACCGCCAAAACAGTATACGGATCATTCAAATTGGATTCGTTACGAAGGTCCTGGCATTGAGTCTGACAAAGTAGCTTATAGAGTCTACCTTGATGGCCGCAACGGATTTGACATTTTCGGCAAAATCTCACCAGACCCTGTACTACAAAAAATCGGCCAAGTCGGTTATTCGAGTTATCACGAGATGCAACCTTGGGGAATGGATATTCTTAAGGTGGGTAGTTCTTTAGGTGTAGGCGGTTTTGGATTTTACGACGGCAATAAAATTGTTGGTGTTAATGACGTGGCTTCGCATACCGCAACCGTCACCAATAACGGGCCAATTTTTTCGGGCGTAAAAATCGACTATAAAAACTGGAATATTAACGGGCAAACGCTTGATGTTAATGCACACCTAACAATGCGTGCCGGTAGCCGGCTTGTGCACAATTCACTGACTCTATCCGAATCACTTCCCAATTTAGCCATAGGCTTTGTTAAGCATAAAAATACGGAGTTTATTGAAGGCTCTCGGGATGTGGCGGGCGATAGTTATAGTTATGTTGCTAGCTGGGGTCAGCAAAGCTTAAATGGCGACCACTTGGGCATGGCTGTTATATTTAGCAAACGTGACTTCCGTGATGTACTCAGCGATGAGAATTCCTATGCGATAAAAATGGACACCGCTGGCAATGAGCTCAATTATTACTTTCTTGCCGCCTGGGAAGGCGAACACGGCAAGGGCATTAATAACCGCGAAGACTTTATTGTCTACTTAGAGCGTGAGGTAGAAAAATTAACGCAGGCTAATAGGGTATCGTTAAAAACGTCTTTATCCCAAAAGGATAAATCTGGTGCGTTAACGTCTGAAAAAGCACTTGATTGGAGTTACCGCTTAGCGGAATCAGAATTAAAGCGCAAAACCATGAGCTATCACGTAGATGGTTGGGATGTTAATCGCCGGCGCAAACCTAAGTTTGAATACGACATTATTGGTATGCTGCCATGGTCGTATCATGAGTTAGGTAAAGCGCTCGATAAACCTGAATATGACGATATTCTTCATCATATTACCGGCAGTTTTATCAATGATGCGGGTGAAATTCAGCGTTATACATTCGACAGTTACAATATTGATGCAGTGGCCCCCGGTCGAACGGTTCTATCCCTTTATAAATTAACGGGTGAAGAAAAGTATCGCAAGGCTGCCGATTTACTTCGCAAGCAGCTTGAGCAACACCCAAGGACTACTGAAGGGGCGTTTTGGCACAAAAAGAAATACACCTCGCAGCTGTGGTTAGATGGTGTGTATATGGGAATGCCGTTTTTAGCCGAGTATTCCATGCTTTTTGAAGGTGGCCATGCGCTTGAAGAAGTTGTAAAAGAGTTTGTCCTTACCGAAAAATATCTACGCGATCCCAAAACAGGGCTTTACTACCACGCGTGGGATGAGAAAAAAGCACAGGTTTGGGCCAGTCCCGAAACAGGCTTATCGCCACACTTTTGGTCCCGTGGCATGGGTTGGTTTGCTATGGCGTTGGTTGATGTGCTCGATATTATTCCGGAATCTAAACCCGAATTGCGCGCGCCATTAATTCGTATTACTCAAGATTTGGCTAAAGCGCTAATAGATGCACAAGACAAAGCCACGCACACGTGGTGGCAAATTGCCGATATGCCAAACAAGCCCGGTAATTACCGAGAGTCCTCGGCAAGTGCTATGTTCACCTATTTTTTAGCCAAAGCTGTAAACAAAAACTACTTATCTCAAGGTTACAAGGCAGAGGCAATCAAAGCGTATAACGGCTTGATTAGCGAATTTGTTAACGTTAACGCCGACGGAACAATTAGCATGACGAACCAATGCTTGGTTGCAGGCTTAGGGTTTGGCCGCGATGGCAGTTACAAATACTACATGAGCGAGCGTGTTTTCCAAGACGACCCTAAAGGCACAGTGCCCTTTATGATTACAGGAATCGAAATCGCCAAATTATTACAACAGGATTAAACAATGACACACGTAACTGACGAGCGCTACGCCGTCCATGTTGATGATTACAAACATTACGATACCGACACACTGCGCAAACATTTTCTAATAGAAAAAATCTTTACGCCGAACGAAATTAACTTCGTTTACACCCACTACGAGCGCGTGATGGTTGGTGGTGCTATGCCCATCGACAAACCGCTAGTGTTGGGCGCGGTTGATCAGCAAAAAGCCGAGCACTTTTTAGATCGCCGCGAGCTTGGCGTAATTAATATTGGCGGCAGTGCGACTGTTAACATTGATGGTGAAGAATACGCGCTGGCTACTCGCGAAGCCATTTATATTGGCCGTGGTGCCAAAAGTGTTACCTTCGAAAGTGTTGATGGGGAAAATCCTGCAAAGCTGTATATGAATTCCGCACCAGCACATCACGCGTACCCGCATAAAAAAGTCGGTATGGCTGATGCCAATGTTCTAGAGTTGGGTTCGGCAGAAACCTGTAATGAACGCAGAATTAACCAGCTGATTGTTGGCGGTGTGGTCGAAACCTGTCAATTGCAAATGGGGATGACAGAATTCAAAGCTGGTAGTGTTTGGAATACAATGCCAATGCATACCCATAGCCGTCGTATGGAAGCTTATTTTTACTTTGATCTTCCGCAAGATAGCGCTGTATGCCATTTTATGGGCCCAGCTAACGAGACCCGCCACCTATGGGTAAATAATGAGCAAGCTGTTGTATCACCGCCTTGGTCTATGCACTCTGGTGTTGGCACCGCCAGCTATACCTTTATTTGGGGTATGGCTGGTGAAAACCTAGATTATAACGATATGGATTTTCATCAGCCTTCAACGCTGAAATAATGCAGCGCTAGCCCTTAGCGCTGCATTAAATCACATACAAATAAAGCCCGAATTTTTCTCGGGCTTTATTTTATTACATTCCCCAAATAGTGTTCAGCGATGCCTATATCCAACATGGCATTGACGTTTTTTATCTACTCAATATATATACACTCTACAAACAAAGGTAATCATATGAGTCATCCACTTTTTGACCTTACCGGTAAAGTTGCGTTGGTTACTGGCGCAACCCATGGTTTAGGCATGGCAATGGCTAAAGGTTTGGCCAGCGCAGGGGCTACGCTTGTTATTAATGGTGTTTCATCGCAAGAAAAAATAGATGATGCCTTGGCGCAATACAAAGCAGAAGGTTATACAGCCTATGGTTATAAGTTTGATGTTGCTGATGAGCGTCAGGCTGAAGCCGCCGTTGCGCAAATAGAAAAAGACGTTGGCCCCATTGATATTCTTGTTAACAACGCAGGGATTATTCGCCGTGTTCCGTTATTGGATATGCCACTTGAAGAGTGGGATAAAGTGATAAAAACCGACCTGACTGGCGTTTTTGTAATGACTAAAGCGGTTGTCAAAAATATGATTAAGCGCGACGGTGGAAAGGTTATTAATATTTGCTCGATGATGAGTGAACTGGGCCGCGATTCTGTAGGCGCTTATGCTGCAGCGAAGGGCGGCCTTAAAATGCTAACGCGCAACATGGCAACCGAGTGGGCGCGCTTTAATGTGCAGGTCAACGGTATTGGGCCGGGTTATTTTGCAACTAGCCAAACAGCGCCTATTCGCGTCGATGGTAACCCCTTAAACGAATTTATAAAACAGCGTACACCCGCAGGCAAGTGGGGCGATCCTAACGATTTACAAGGTGCTGCCATCTTCTTGGCTAGCCAGGCGAGTAACTTTATTACAGGCCAAATTGTTTATGTTGATGGTGGTATTTTAGCCACGATTGGCCGCCCTCAGGGCGAGTAGTTTCGCCGCAACCCAATGTTTCACTATACTGATATTGTACGTTTGGTATTTTGTGAGGCGATTGTGAATAGAAAACCAATTGTTATAGCTAATTGGAAGCTTAATGGCGGGTTAGACCTAATTTGTATGTCACTTGCTTCGTTTATTGGTAAACAATTTGACGGCACTATCGCTATATGTCCGCCGTATATCTATATGCGAGACATGATGGCGTTTTTAAAATTTTCTGAGCTGCTAATCGGTAGTCAAAACGTCAGCCGATTTGAATCCGGGGCTTACACAGGGGAAACCTCAGCCCAAATGCTAAAAGAAGCGGGTTGCTCTTTGTGTTTAATAGGGCACTCAGAGCGCCGAGCAATGTTTAACGAGAGCAACGAGGGCTGCTGTATTAAAGTGGCCACAGCGCTTAATCACAATTTGTTGCCGGTGCTGTGTATCGGCGAAAGCCAGGCCGAAAAGGACGCCGGTAAAACATCCGCTGTTTTATCATCTCAATTAACACAAGGTTTGGCCAATATCGCACTAAAAGGCCGCGACCTTTGCATCGCTTACGAGCCAGTGTGGGCGATTGGTACGGGTTTATCGGCTTCGCCAGAGCGCGCGCAACACGTCCACGAAATTATTCGCAATGAGTTAACCAGCTTATTCGGCATTGCAGATGCCGAACGTATTCGCATTGTTTATGGCGGCAGTGTTAATAAAGGAAATACTGCGCAATTGTTACAACAAAAGGACATCGACGGCTTGCTTGTCGGTGGTGCCAGTTTAGATACAGAGCACTTTTTAGCCATTTGCCAGCAGGCTTGCGCAGTTAAAGAATAAAATAGCCTTATTGGGTGCCTTCTTGTGAATGCCCGACAATATAATATTTGATGTATTAAACCCAGTAATGATGAGGCTCAAGAATGAAAACGCTCATAGATGTATTAGCTGAAGATGGCGCTTGCAAAGCCTTGAGCTCTATATTGCTGACTTTAACGCAGGCAACGCAGCACTTGTCTGCGCGTATTGCCTTGGGGGCGCTAGGCGGTATTTTAGGAAGCGCACAGAAACAAAACATTCAGGGCGAAACTCAACAAACGCTGGATGTCGTCGCCAACGATTTAATTAAAGCTGCGCTACAAGGCCTTCCTGCTGTAGCCGCGTTAGTGTCAGAGGAGGAGGCTGGCGTGGTGCCGTGCTACGCTAATGGCTCCTATGTAGTAGCTTTTGATCCGCTTGATGGCTCTTCTAATATCGATGTGAACGGCCAAATCGGCACAATTTTTACCGTTTACAATCGGCTTCCAGAATTTGATCACCATAGTGAACAGCAGTTTTTAAGGCCGGGTTCGCAGCAAGTGTGTGCCGGTTATGTGCTTTATGGTCCCTCAACACAGCTGGTTTTATGTTGTGGTGGGCCAACGCGCAGTTTTACATTGTTAAATAAACACTCAAAAGATGCTGCCAAAACACCCACACCATTAGATGCCCAAAGTGATTATGTATTGGTTGACGAAGTGCTGACCTTGCCAATAAAGACGTCAGAATTCGCTATTAATATGGCTCACCAAGCCGGTTGGGACGAGGGCGTCAAGCGTTATATTGGCGATGTACTGCGGGGGCGGGGCGAGCCATTTAATATGCGTTGGAGCGGCGCGATGGTGGGTGATGTGCATCGTATATTGCTGCGCGGCGGTATTTTTTTATACCCGTTAAATCACAATAGTCATCGTAAAGCTAAGCTGCGGCTGCTTTACGAAGCGGCGCCAATGGCAATGCTAATTGAGGGCGCTGGCGGTTTGGCGTATTCACAAAGCATACCTATTTTAGAGATTGCCCCGGCATCTTTGCATCAGCGCTTGGATGTTATCCTAGGTTCCATCAGCGAAGTTGAGCGCTACCTTTCTTATATTATGCCCAGTTAACATTTTTCTTAGAAGCTAAATGCTTCCAGTGTTGAAAAAAATAATGTGTGCTGCGTCACTAAAGCGCATTTTGCGGTTCTGTGAATGCGTCAATTTACTTATATTTTTACTATTTATCTAAAAATTATTAAAATAACGCTGCGATTCAAATTACTCTAGAGCCAAAAATCGGGCAATAAAATAGACTCGATGGGTTCAGTTCAAAAAATAAAAATGAGTATGTCTAATGCGTGCAATGTTGTCTTTGCTTCTAGTTTTAATGCTACTTAATTTATTAGCTTGCGATGGCGGCGTCGCTCGCCAAGATGAAGTGCCATCGACAATAAGTAGCCATTCGTCGCTTGCCGCAATATCTTTATCGAGCAGCAGTGCTTTTGCTACCTCAAGCACAGATTCCAGCAGCCAGCCCAGTGTATATTCATCGAGTAGTCAGAGCACTGCTAGCGTTTTCGAAGAGGGCGATGTTGGGTTTTGCAATACGCTCAGCGCAGCAATAGAAACCGAGCATGACGGTTATTTAGGTGCTGGTTATGCCAATACTCAAAATGCAATCGGTTATGGCTTATCTTGGCGGCTAGATGTTGAACATTCTGGCGTTGCGACTTTAAGCATTCGTTACGCTAATGGTGGTGACGCGGCACGTTCGGCTTTGCTGAGCATTAATAGCGGGGTTGATGGCCAATATGCGCTCAACTTTCCTGCAACCGCTGGTTGGAATGATTGGCTATTAGAAACGCGTAATATTCAGCTGCAGCAAGGCGTTAACGATATTACCTTACTGGCCAATACAGCAGCTGGCCTAGCCAATATCGATTCAATTACGGTGAAGGCTATTGGCGTAACTGGGGTTGATTGTGCGGAAGCCCCACCAGCAAGCCCCGATGGAGAAACGTTAGCATTTCCTGGCGCACAAGGTTTTGGCCGCTTTGCCGTTGGCGGCAGGGGTGGCGAAGTGGTTCACGTAACCAACTTAAATGATAGTGGGCCAGGCTCGTTGAGAGATGCCATTAGCCAACCCAATCGTATTGTGGTTTTTGATGTGGGTGGCGTGATCAACATTAAAGAACGCTTAGTTTTTAAACACAACCAAACCATTGCTGGGCAAACGGCGCCGGGTGATGGCATTAGCATTTATGGTAACGGGACATCTTTTTCGGGCGCATCAAATACCATTGTGCGCTATATCCGCTTTCGCATGGGGAAGGTCGGCTCTAGCGGGAAAGACACAGTATCCATTGCCCATGGCAATAATATAATTTTTGATCACGTCTCTTTAAGTTGGGGAAGGGATGGCAATTTTGATGTTAATCCAGATTCTGGAAAAGTCATTTCTAACATTACCCTGCAAGATTCGATAATCGCTCAGGGCCTGCAAACACATTCGACAGGCGGCTTAATGGTAGCCAATGGCGGCGCTTCGATTATTCGCTCTTTGTATATCGATAATCACACAAGAAACCCCAAAGCCCGTGGTGTTTTACAGTTTGTGAATAATGTTGTTTATCACTGGCGGGTGGCCGGTTATATTTTGGGCGATTCTGCAGCAAATTCTGGTACCCGTTACGACGGTGCGATGATTGGTAATTATTTTATTTCTGGGCCAGAAACAAGTGGGGCGGCATTAAAAAGCCCTAGTGCTGTGTACCATTTATATGCGCAAGATAATTGGTACGATCCAGATAAAAACGGCCAGCTAGATGGCCGCCTTCTAGGGCAGGGAGATTATGGCAGTGTTACTTGGCACACAACGCCCAGTACAGATTACCCCCAGGTTAGCGCGCTTAGTGCCGCAGAGGCTTTAGATTACGTTATTGAGCACGCCGGCGCGTCTAAAGCACGCGATGAGGTGGACCAATTTTTAATATCAGAGCTGCAATCTTGGGGTAGCGCTGGTGCCACTATAAGTGATGAGCGCGTTTTAGGTTTAGCAAATGTTGTCGGTAACATTGCAGGTGGCTTGGCTTTGCTCGACACAGATAATGATGGCATGCCCGATGAGTGGGAGATTGAACGCGGCCTTAACCCCCAAAATGCTGCTGATGCAATGGTAGATTCTAATCAAAATGGTTGGGTTAATATTGAAGAATATATTAATGCTCTTGTGCAATAAATAAGAGCACTTTGTTAAAGACTGCGCCTATAACCATTTTACTTATTTAAATACAAACAAGGTTAAATATGCGATTACATTATTGCCCCACTGTTCTAGCCGCAACACTTTTTATGGCAGGTTGCAACGGGAATACAATTAACGACTTACCTGCTAGCCTAAGCAGTGCTGCACAGAACTCGTCAATATCTGTTAGCTCGGAAACAAGTAGCGCGCTAATGTCGAGTAGTGCTATGGCAATCAACAGTTCAAGTGAGCAATCTGCATCGAGCGTCGCTGATTCTTTGCCGCTTTTTACGGTTCAGGAATCGGACATGGCGATGTGTCAATACAGCGGTGTTGTAGATACAAAACACGTAGGTTTTAGCGGCGCAGGCTTTATTGACACATTAAACGAGGCCGGTGCCAGTATTGTGTTTGCTGTTAACGTTAGCAACGCGGGCAGCTACGGTATCGATATTCGTTATGCTAACGGCAGCACGCAAGCTCGTGGCGGCAATTTAAGTGCAGAACAAGCCAGTTCAACAACAGCATTTAATTTAGGTATTACAAATACATGGGATAACTGGCAAGTTGAAAGTGGAGCGCTAGCCTTAGCGCAAGGCAATAACATTGTGCGCTTATCTGCCACAACGGCCAATGGGTTAGCGAATATTGATTCGATCACTATTGAAGGGCAGGGCCTAAGTACTGGCGAGTGTGGTGAATTACAGGTTGAAGACGGCGGCAGCGATGTTGTGATTGGCGATGCCCCTGGCGATGTCTACCCACCGGCCGGTGCAGATAATATAAACCCCGATATTAATTTGCGTATTACGTTTGATAGTAAGCCTGCGATTAATGCGGGAACGGTAAATATTATTGATGCTAATACTGGCGCCCAGGTCGATAGTATTAATGTGGGCCAAGAGCAAGACACTATCGGCGAGCGTAATTTAACGGCTTATTTGGTCAGTGTTGTGGGCAATACAATTATTATTAATCCTCACAACAATCGTTTAGCTTACGGAAAAACCTACAATGTCGAAATTGGCAGTGGGGTATTTAGCGGCCAGATCGAAGGGCAAAATTACGCGGGTGTTTCTGGCACGCAGTGGCAGTTTAGAACGAAGCCAGCAGGCCCTACGAGCGCAAATGTTACAGTGGACGACGATGCGCCAGCCGATTTTGGTTCGGTACAGGGCGCGCTTGATTATATTATGAGTAAGCACGGCGGCAACGCGAGCGCACAAATTAATATTAAAAATGGCGTTTACCCAGAATTACTTCACTTAAAAAATAAAAGTAATCTGCGCATAGTCGGCGAAAGTCAAGCGAATACCATTGTTCGCGCACGCAATGGCAATACGATTAATAGCGGCTCCAGCGGTAGACCGCTATTATTAATTAATGGCGGTGATATGGTCTCGTTAGAAAACTTTTCCATACACAATACGGCAACGCGCGGCGGTGGTGACGGTCAAGCGGAGGCCATTTATTTTAACAGTGGCGGCCGGCTTGTGGCTAAAAATATGGCCTTTTACAGCGAGCAAGATACCATTTTAACCAAAGGCTATGCGT
Protein-coding regions in this window:
- a CDS encoding pectinesterase family protein, with the translated sequence MRLHYCPTVLAATLFMAGCNGNTINDLPASLSSAAQNSSISVSSETSSALMSSSAMAINSSSEQSASSVADSLPLFTVQESDMAMCQYSGVVDTKHVGFSGAGFIDTLNEAGASIVFAVNVSNAGSYGIDIRYANGSTQARGGNLSAEQASSTTAFNLGITNTWDNWQVESGALALAQGNNIVRLSATTANGLANIDSITIEGQGLSTGECGELQVEDGGSDVVIGDAPGDVYPPAGADNINPDINLRITFDSKPAINAGTVNIIDANTGAQVDSINVGQEQDTIGERNLTAYLVSVVGNTIIINPHNNRLAYGKTYNVEIGSGVFSGQIEGQNYAGVSGTQWQFRTKPAGPTSANVTVDDDAPADFGSVQGALDYIMSKHGGNASAQINIKNGVYPELLHLKNKSNLRIVGESQANTIVRARNGNTINSGSSGRPLLLINGGDMVSLENFSIHNTATRGGGDGQAEAIYFNSGGRLVAKNMAFYSEQDTILTKGYAWFYNSLISGNVDFIWGYPNVALFENSEIRTVGDSSNPNGDSGGYVLQSRSPTNALGFVFLNSRFTRGKGPAGNTPGNGKATLGRGANKTDSYDSAAFINCQMDAHIRSEGFDSGRTLNPSQSTALAGYREYGSTTLSGSPINLGARYSVYALNAGEVSQWYSSREKIFASYNNGQGWNPVP